In Escherichia ruysiae, a genomic segment contains:
- the osmB gene encoding osmotically-inducible lipoprotein OsmB, with the protein MFVTSKKMTAAVLAITLAMSLSACSNWSKRDRNTAIGAGAGALGGAVLTDGSTLGTLGGAAVGGIIGHQVGK; encoded by the coding sequence ATGTTTGTAACGAGCAAAAAAATGACCGCAGCTGTTCTGGCAATTACACTGGCAATGTCTCTAAGCGCCTGTTCTAATTGGTCTAAACGAGACCGCAACACCGCAATCGGTGCGGGCGCAGGGGCTTTAGGTGGTGCAGTACTGACTGATGGCAGCACGTTGGGTACATTAGGTGGTGCAGCAGTTGGTGGTATTATCGGTCACCAGGTCGGTAAATAA
- the yciH gene encoding stress response translation initiation inhibitor YciH, with amino-acid sequence MSDSNSRLVYSTETGRIDEPKAAPVRPKGDGVVRIQRQTSGRKGKGVCLITGVDLDDTELAKLAAELKKKCGCGGAVKDGIIEIQGDKRDLLKSLLEAKGMKVKLAGG; translated from the coding sequence ATGAGTGATTCCAACAGCCGTCTGGTTTACTCAACGGAAACCGGACGTATTGATGAGCCAAAAGCGGCCCCTGTACGCCCTAAAGGCGACGGCGTGGTACGCATTCAACGTCAAACCAGTGGACGTAAAGGAAAGGGCGTTTGCCTGATCACCGGAGTCGATCTCGATGATACCGAGCTGGCAAAACTGGCGGCTGAACTGAAGAAAAAATGCGGCTGCGGCGGAGCAGTAAAAGACGGAATTATCGAAATCCAGGGAGATAAGCGTGATTTATTAAAATCACTCCTTGAAGCGAAAGGAATGAAAGTAAAACTCGCGGGCGGGTAA
- the pyrF gene encoding orotidine-5'-phosphate decarboxylase: protein MTLTASSSSRAVTNSPVVVALDYHNRDAALAFVDKIDPRDCRLKVGKEMFTLFGPQFVHELQHRGFDIFLDLKFHDIPNTVAHAVAAAADLGVWMVNVHASGGARMMTAAREALVPFGKDAPLLIAVTVLTSMEASDLADLGVTLSPADYAERLAALTQKCGLDGVVCSAQEAVHFKQVFGQEFKLVTPGIRPQGSDAGDQRRIMTPEQALAAGVDYMVIGRPVTQSADPAQTLKAINASLQRSA from the coding sequence ATGACGTTAACTGCTTCATCTTCTTCCCGCGCTGTTACGAATTCTCCTGTCGTTGTTGCCCTTGATTACCATAATCGTGACGCCGCGCTGGCATTTGTCGACAAGATCGACCCACGTGATTGTCGTCTGAAAGTCGGCAAAGAGATGTTTACGCTGTTTGGGCCGCAGTTTGTGCATGAATTGCAACATCGCGGTTTTGATATTTTCCTCGATCTGAAATTTCACGACATTCCCAACACCGTAGCGCACGCTGTGGCAGCAGCGGCTGACTTAGGCGTGTGGATGGTGAACGTTCATGCCTCAGGTGGGGCACGTATGATGACCGCAGCACGTGAGGCGCTGGTTCCGTTTGGTAAAGATGCACCGCTATTAATTGCTGTGACTGTATTGACCAGCATGGAAGCCAGCGACCTGGCCGATCTTGGCGTGACACTGTCACCAGCGGATTATGCAGAACGTCTGGCGGCATTGACGCAAAAATGTGGCCTTGATGGTGTGGTGTGTTCTGCTCAGGAAGCTGTGCATTTTAAACAGGTATTCGGTCAGGAGTTCAAACTGGTTACGCCGGGCATTCGTCCGCAGGGGAGTGACGCTGGTGACCAGCGCCGCATTATGACGCCAGAACAGGCGTTGGCGGCTGGAGTTGATTATATGGTGATTGGTCGCCCGGTAACGCAATCGGCAGATCCAGCGCAAACGCTGAAAGCGATCAACGCCTCATTACAACGGAGTGCATGA
- the lapB gene encoding lipopolysaccharide assembly protein LapB, giving the protein MLELLFLLLPVAAAYGWYMGRRSAQQNKQDEANRLSRDYVAGVNFLLSNQQDKAVDLFLDMLKEDTGTVEAHLTLGNLFRSRGEVDRAIRIHQTLMESASLTYEQRLLAIQQLGRDYMAAGLYDRAEDMFNQLTDETDFRVGALQQLLQIYQSTSEWQKAIDVAERLVKLGKDKQRVEIAHFYCELALQHMASDDLDRAMTLLRKGAAADKNSARVSIMMGRVFMAKGEYAKAVESLQRVISQDRELVSETLEMLQTCYQQLGKTAEWAEFLQRAVEENTGADAELMLADIIEAREGSDAAQVYITRQLQRHPTMRVFHKLMDYHLNEAEEGRAKESLMVLRDMVGEKVRSKPRYRCQKCGFTAYTLYWHCPSCRAWSTIKPIRGLDGL; this is encoded by the coding sequence ATGCTGGAGTTGTTGTTTCTGCTCTTGCCTGTAGCCGCTGCCTATGGCTGGTATATGGGCCGCAGAAGTGCGCAACAAAACAAGCAAGATGAAGCCAACCGCCTGTCACGCGATTACGTTGCAGGGGTTAACTTCCTGCTTAGTAATCAACAGGATAAAGCGGTTGATCTGTTCCTCGATATGCTCAAAGAGGACACCGGCACCGTTGAAGCCCATCTTACGCTCGGAAATCTGTTCCGTTCGCGTGGCGAAGTCGATCGCGCGATTCGTATTCATCAAACCTTAATGGAAAGTGCCTCGTTGACTTATGAGCAACGCTTGCTGGCAATTCAACAACTGGGGCGTGATTACATGGCGGCGGGTTTATACGATCGCGCGGAAGATATGTTTAATCAACTGACCGATGAAACTGACTTCCGTGTTGGCGCATTGCAACAGCTGTTACAAATCTATCAGTCTACCAGTGAATGGCAGAAAGCAATTGATGTTGCAGAACGCCTGGTGAAGCTGGGCAAAGATAAGCAACGCGTCGAGATTGCCCATTTCTACTGTGAACTGGCGCTCCAGCATATGGCCAGCGACGATCTTGATCGCGCTATGACCTTGTTGAGAAAAGGGGCGGCGGCAGATAAAAACAGCGCCCGCGTATCCATCATGATGGGACGTGTGTTTATGGCGAAAGGAGAATACGCCAAAGCGGTCGAAAGCCTGCAACGCGTCATTTCCCAGGACAGAGAACTGGTCAGCGAAACGCTGGAAATGCTGCAAACCTGCTATCAGCAACTGGGTAAAACTGCCGAATGGGCAGAGTTCCTGCAGCGCGCGGTGGAAGAGAATACCGGTGCCGATGCTGAGTTGATGCTTGCAGACATCATCGAAGCGCGCGAGGGCAGTGATGCCGCTCAGGTCTATATTACGCGCCAACTACAACGTCACCCGACCATGCGCGTGTTCCACAAGTTAATGGATTACCACCTGAATGAAGCAGAAGAAGGGCGCGCTAAAGAGAGCCTGATGGTGCTGCGTGACATGGTTGGTGAGAAGGTGCGTAGTAAGCCGCGTTATCGTTGCCAGAAGTGTGGTTTTACCGCATATACGCTCTACTGGCATTGTCCGTCATGTCGGGCCTGGTCAACCATTAAACCCATTCGCGGCCTTGATGGACTGTAA
- the lapA gene encoding lipopolysaccharide assembly protein LapA, with translation MKYLLIFLLVLAIFVISVTLGAQNDQQVTFNYLLAQGEYRISTLLAVLFAAGFAIGWLICGLFWLRVRVSLARAERKIKRLENQLSPATGVTVAPDSSVAKE, from the coding sequence GTGAAATATTTACTCATTTTCTTACTGGTGTTAGCGATTTTTGTGATTTCTGTCACATTAGGTGCGCAGAATGATCAACAGGTAACATTTAATTATCTGTTAGCGCAAGGGGAGTATCGTATCTCTACTTTGCTGGCGGTATTGTTTGCTGCGGGTTTTGCTATCGGTTGGTTGATTTGTGGCCTGTTCTGGCTGCGAGTTCGTGTTTCTCTGGCGCGCGCTGAACGTAAAATAAAGCGACTGGAAAACCAGCTTTCACCTGCGACTGGCGTGACGGTAGCGCCTGATTCGTCAGTGGCGAAGGAATAA
- the pgpB gene encoding phosphatidylglycerophosphatase B, giving the protein MRSIARRTAVGAALLLIMPVAVWISGWRWQPGEQNGVLKAAFWVTETVTQPWGVITHLILFGWFLWCLRFRIKAAIMLFAILATAILVGQAVKSWIKDKVQEPRPFVIWLEKTHHIPVDEFYTLKRAERGNLVKEQLAEEKNIPQYLRTHWQKETGFAFPSGHTMFAASWALLAIGLLWPRRRTVTIALLLVWATGVMGSRLLLGMHWPRDLVVATLISWALVAVATWLAQRICGPLTPPPEENREIAQREQES; this is encoded by the coding sequence ATGCGTTCGATTGCCAGACGTACCGCAGTTGGAGCTGCACTATTACTTATCATGCCTGTAGCGGTATGGATTTCTGGCTGGCGTTGGCAACCAGGAGAGCAGAATGGGGTGTTAAAGGCGGCTTTTTGGGTCACTGAAACTGTCACTCAGCCCTGGGGCGTTATTACGCATCTGATTTTATTCGGCTGGTTCCTTTGGTGCCTGCGTTTTCGGATCAAAGCGGCAATTATGTTGTTTGCCATACTGGCTACGGCGATCCTGGTCGGACAAGCGGTAAAATCCTGGATTAAAGACAAAGTTCAGGAACCGCGCCCGTTTGTTATCTGGCTGGAAAAAACACATCATATTCCGGTTGATGAGTTCTACACTTTAAAGCGTGCAGAGCGCGGAAATTTAGTGAAAGAACAGTTGGCTGAAGAGAAAAATATCCCGCAATATTTGCGAACTCATTGGCAGAAAGAGACCGGTTTTGCCTTTCCTTCTGGTCACACAATGTTTGCTGCCAGTTGGGCTCTGCTGGCCATTGGGCTGTTATGGCCGCGTCGGCGAACCGTAACCATTGCACTCTTGCTGGTTTGGGCAACGGGAGTCATGGGAAGTCGCCTGTTGCTTGGGATGCATTGGCCGCGCGACCTGGTGGTGGCTACGTTGATTTCGTGGGCGCTGGTCGCGGTAGCAACCTGGCTTGCACAACGTATTTGTGGGCCATTAACACCACCACCGGAAGAAAATCGTGAGATAGCGCAACGAGAACAAGAAAGTTAA
- the ribA gene encoding GTP cyclohydrolase II — protein sequence MQLKRVAEAKLPTPWGDFLMVGFEELATGHDHVALVYGDISGHTPVLARVHSECLTGDALFSLRCDCGFQLEAALTQIAEEGRGILLYHRQEGRNIGLLNKIRAYALQDQGYDTVEANHQLGFAADERDFTLCADMFKLLGVNEVRLLTNNPKKVEILTEAGINIVERVPLIVGRNPNNEHYLDTKAEKMGHLLNK from the coding sequence ATGCAGCTTAAACGTGTGGCAGAAGCCAAACTGCCAACCCCATGGGGCGATTTCCTGATGGTGGGATTTGAAGAACTGGCAACCGGACACGATCATGTCGCGCTAGTCTATGGCGATATTTCCGGGCATACCCCGGTACTTGCGCGCGTCCATTCCGAATGTCTGACCGGTGACGCCCTGTTCAGCTTGCGCTGCGATTGTGGCTTCCAGCTGGAGGCGGCGCTGACACAAATCGCCGAAGAAGGCCGTGGTATTTTGCTGTATCACCGCCAGGAAGGTCGTAACATTGGTCTGCTGAATAAAATTCGCGCTTACGCATTACAGGATCAAGGTTACGACACCGTAGAGGCTAACCACCAGTTAGGCTTCGCTGCAGATGAGCGCGACTTCACTCTTTGCGCTGATATGTTCAAACTCCTTGGTGTCAATGAAGTCCGTTTGTTAACCAATAACCCGAAAAAAGTCGAAATTCTGACCGAAGCCGGGATTAATATTGTTGAACGCGTGCCGTTGATTGTTGGTCGTAACCCCAATAACGAACATTATCTCGATACCAAAGCCGAGAAAATGGGGCATTTGCTGAACAAATAA